A single region of the Peromyscus eremicus chromosome 16_21, PerEre_H2_v1, whole genome shotgun sequence genome encodes:
- the LOC131926385 gene encoding small ribosomal subunit protein eS6, producing MKLNISFPATGCQKLIEVDDERKLRTFYEKRMATEVAADALGEEWKGYVVRISGGNDKQGFPMKQGVLTHGRVRLLLSKGHSCYRPRRTGERKRKSVRGCIVDANLSVLNLVIVKKGEKDIPGLTDTTVPRRLGPKRASRIRKLFNLSKEDDVRQYVVRKPLNKEGKKPRTKAPKIQRLVTPRVLQHKRRRIALKKQRTKKNKEEAAEYAKLLAKRMKEAKEKRQEQIAKRRRLSSLRASTSKSESSQK from the coding sequence atgaagctgaatatCTCCTTCCCCGCCACCGGCTGCCAGAAACTCATCGAAGTGGACGATGAGCGCAAGCTTCGCACGTTCTACGAGAAGCGCATGGCCACGGAAGTGGCTGCCGACGCCctgggtgaagagtggaagggCTACGTGGTCCGAATCAGTGGCGGGAATGACAAACAaggttttcccatgaagcaaggcGTGTTGACCCACGGCAGAGTGCGCCTGCTGTTGAGTAAGGGGCATTCTTGCTATAGACCAAGGAGAACCGGAGAGAGGAAGCGCAAGTCTGTTCGAGGATGCATCGTGGATGCCAATCTCAGTGTTCTCAACTTGGTTATtgtaaagaaaggagagaaggatattcctggactgacagatactactgtgcctCGTCGGTTGGGACCTAAAAGAGCTAGCAGAATCCGGAAGCTTTTTAATCTCTCTAAAGAAGATGATGTCCGCCAATACGTGGTCAGAAAGCCGTTAAACAAAGAAGgtaagaagcccaggaccaaagcacccaAGATTCAGCGTCTTGTTACTCCACGTGTCCTGCAACACAAACGCCGTCGTATCGCTCTAAAGAAACAACGAACCAAGAAAAACaaggaggaggctgcagaatatgctaaacttttggccaagagaatgaaggaagccaaagaaaagcGCCAGGAACAGATCGCCAAGAGACGTAGGCTGTCCTCTCTGAGAGCTTCTACTTCTAAGTCTGAGTCCagtcaaaaataa